Proteins from one Parasteatoda tepidariorum isolate YZ-2023 chromosome 4, CAS_Ptep_4.0, whole genome shotgun sequence genomic window:
- the LOC107449003 gene encoding uncharacterized protein: MDSHLNIPTVDISRVRKYSLADLDTIDFSTSDDLAIVVENLRNIISLELNIENFWNEENEQLLWQFVIDPESLILSCYFSDDKLFVTCDVPRVNVTELFWIIKAFPEKLYSSDYNTKLLFGTVKAPIFESLYSLFSHLYAPVFFKSQDWSKCIQTDYQNSLTEFLSELFHMNNELFGKVIFYVPEQVLHKDIITILDNKELLNQVEKAVMQWIWIFVTVLMKRNSDTAENRGPLEEIEFWELKHSDLKNILSQLDRDDVKLCIEALKSANLASYYKFIELKDNLLVEFNIAVSNIKFLSLLKDTCVLLRESAMTDIPSILPKLLDLTRIIWNNSSYYKDTIMSNLLGKVNNFVITVISCHVPLEEIFLSVHVTDLKNKLINVISCCKSWLEIFDYSEKVHKKFAPSTWSVEPISPLVNLFIHRCEEFIEICNYKEDFHCDAVLERYAQGLKCFEIVEHFQKIELKFQTLLADLSQSTPVALNVNKAEWYDYFKKFKVDISELYVAVSKLMSNKFENLNSIEEGIQILSLFQKFFEKQVVRHELRRCVKYLYELFFKEVNSVKKQLIDLDESSDLLYPSFGGRAFYASILPQRIKQLYKIINDSKSIWPLEYNEEVEEFYEQALGSIEEYKHTLFSQWCKTIPKEPYAWLSDLIIIKKENSEFFYINLNKDVLNTIYELFYWNKARVEIPQSIIHLHQKSDIFLKRIFRMVECVRSYNRIVSSLSSDEKMYFRNVLLSLEEDVKPAIIGLNWSAPQSKAIEALKLFTNRVKLAKEVFENFEISKGKLSNILKEISKKSLFLENFEPCIEFSKFVKIQSDFKERSIGEIKSYIVLYCQEISRSLDLMNITEDNISSRTIVTNSLDSLLVVLVECYTGYLAEFGFLFGASRKNKLCVIFKSFISLNGKKVFQFFCNKTDSKFHIFLP; encoded by the exons ATGGATTCTCATTTGAACATTCCAACTGTTGATATAA gtcGTGTGAGGAAATATTCTTTGGCTGATTTGGATACTATTGACTTTTCCACATCTGATGATTTAGCAATTGTT gtggaaaatttaagaaacattataTCATTGGAGTTGAATATAGAAAATTTCTGGAATGAAGAAAATGAACAGCTTTTGTGGCAATTTGTTATTGATCCAGAATCACTTATTTTAAGCtgttatttttctgatgataaattatttgttacctGTGACGTTCCTAGGGTAAATGTAACAGAGTTATTTTGGATCATTAAAGCCTTCCCTGAAAAACTTTATTCATCTGATTATAACACCAAGTTATTATTTGGAACTGTCAAAGCACctatatttgaaagtttatatTCTTTGTTCTCACATTTATATGCTCCTGTGTTTTTCAAAAGTCAAGATTGGTCAAAAT gtattCAAACAGATTATCAAAATTCTTTAACAGAATTCTTGTCTGAGCTTTTCCATATGAATAATGAACTTTTTggcaaagttatattttatgttcCTGAACAAGTGTTGCACAAAGATATTATCACAATCCTTGATAATAAAGAACTTCTAAATCAAGTAGAAA AAGCTGTTATGCAGTGGATATGGATATTTGTAACTGTTTTGATGAAACGGAATTCTGATACCGCAGAAAACAGGGGACCTTtagaagaaattgaattttgggAATTAAAGCACTCtgatctgaaaaatatattgtctCAACTTGATCGTGATGATGTGAAATTATGCATTGAGGCACTAAAATCAGCAAACTTAGCCTCATACTACAAGTTTATTGAACTTAAAGATAATTTgttg gTTGAGTTTAATATTGCTGTAagcaatatcaaatttttatctcttttgaaAGATACTTGTGTACTTCTACGAGAGTCTGCAATGACTGATATTCCTAGTATTCTCCCAAAATTACTGGATTTGACAAGAATTATTTGGAACAACTCTTCATATTATAAAGACACTATAATGTCGAACTTACTTGGAAAG GTTAATAACTTTGTTATAACAGTCATATCATGTCATGTTCCTcttgaagaaatatttctcaGTGTGCATGTTACTGATCTCaagaacaaattaattaatgttatttcatGCTGCAAATCTTGGTTGGAAATTTTTGATTAT TCTGAGAAAGTACATAAGAAGTTTGCACCATCTACTTGGTCTGTTGAACCAATTTCACCCCTAGTAAATCTTTTCATACATCGTTGTGAAGAATTCATTGAA ATTTGTAACTACAAAGAGGATTTTCATTGCGATGCAGTGCTGGAAAGATATGCTCAAGGTCTTAAGTGCTTTGAAATTGTTGAACACTTtcagaaaattgaattaaagtttcaaacatTGCTGGCTGATTTATCTCAGAGTACGCCTGTtgcattaaatgttaataaagcaGAATggtatgattattttaaaaa atttaaagtaGATATTTCGGAATTATATGTTGCGGTATCAAAACTGAtgtcaaacaaatttgaaaatttaaattctattgaaGAAGGAATTCAAATCTTATCGCTGTTTCAAAAGTTCTTTGAAAAGCAG gtAGTCAGGCATGAACTAAGGAGATGTGTAAAATATCTCTATGAATTATTCTTCAAAGAGGTGAATTCTGTGAAAAAGCAGTTGATTGATTTAGATGAATCAAGTGATCTACTTTATCCCTCATTTGGTGGACGAGCATTTTATGCATCGATTCTTCCTCAAAGAATAAAACAACTATATAAg ATTATAAATGATTCCAAAAGTATATGGCCTCTGGAGTATAATGAAGAAGTAGAAGAGTTTTATGAGCAAGCATTAGGATCTATTGAGGAATACAAGCATACACTGTTTTCACAATGGTGTAAAACTATCCCAAAA gaaCCTTATGCATGGTTAAGTGACCTTATCattattaagaaagaaaactcTGAGTTCTTTTACATTAATCTGAACAA aGATGTCTTAAACAcaatatatgaattattttattggaataaaGCTAGAGTTGAAATACCTCAGTCAATAATTCATCTTCATCAGAAAagtgacatatttttaaaaaggatttttagaATGGTGGAATGTGTTAGAAGCTATAAcag gATAGTAAGTTCATTATCTTCAGATGAAAAGAtgtattttagaaatgtattgTTATCTTTAGAAGAAGATGTTAAGCCAGCCATTATTGGTTTGAATTGGTCTGCTCCTCAATCAAAAGCTATAGAAGCTCTAAAACTGTTTACAAATCGAGTCAAATTG gctaaagaagtatttgaaaattttgaaataagtaaaggaaaacttagcaatattttaaaagaaatttccaagAAAAGTTTGttccttgaaaattttgaaccttgcattgaattttcaaaatttgtaaaaatacag TCAGATTTCAAAGAGCGAAGCATTGGTGAAATTAAATCTTACATTGTGCTTTATTGTCAGGAAATAAGTCGAAGTTTGGATCTCATGAACATTACTGAG gaTAACATCTCGTCCCGAACAATCGTTACTAATTCTTTAGACTCACTTCTTGTTGTTCTTGTTGAATGCTATACAGGATATTTAGCTGAGTTTGGATTTTTATTTGGTGCATCCAGGAAAAACAAACTGTGTGttatattcaaaagttttatttcattaaatggaaaaaaggtatttcaatttttttgtaataaaacagATTCCAAATTCCACATTTTTTTgccttaa